One window from the genome of Mycolicibacterium gadium encodes:
- a CDS encoding helix-turn-helix transcriptional regulator: MSSGPVDEQRLRDLRLLRTVRDRMDREYAQPLDVEALARGVNMSAGHLSRQFKSAYGESPYSYLMTRRIERAMALLRRGDMSVTEVCFAVGCSSLGTFSTRFTELVGVPPSTYRVQTAGASAGLPHCVEKQVTRPIRNREAPAISLHIT, translated from the coding sequence ATGAGTAGCGGGCCGGTCGACGAACAGCGCCTGCGCGACCTCAGACTGCTGCGCACAGTCCGCGACCGCATGGACCGCGAATACGCCCAGCCCCTGGACGTCGAGGCGCTCGCCCGTGGGGTGAACATGTCGGCCGGGCACCTGTCGCGCCAGTTCAAGAGCGCATACGGCGAATCGCCATACTCCTACCTGATGACCAGGCGCATCGAGCGGGCGATGGCCCTGCTACGACGCGGCGACATGTCCGTGACCGAGGTCTGCTTCGCCGTCGGCTGCTCGTCGCTTGGCACCTTCAGCACCCGGTTCACCGAATTGGTCGGTGTACCGCCCAGTACCTACCGCGTACAGACGGCCGGTGCGTCCGCAGGCCTACCTCACTGCGTAGAGAAGCAAGTCACCAGACCGAT